One Ancylobacter novellus DSM 506 genomic window, GAGCGCCGCATGATGGAAGTGGGTCAGGCGCCTCCTAGCCGCACGCGCGGCTCGGCGTGTCCGCGCACGCCGATGTCGAGGAGGAAGGTCTTGCCGTGATGGGGGTCGGCGGCGCGGGCCGCCTCGTCCATGTTCTCGAAGGCGGAGGTGACCAGCACGCGGTCGAAGGCCGGGCCGACGAAAACCGGGCAACTCGTCTGCCGCGCGGGGACGGCGACGCTGCGGACGAGGTCTCCCGCCGGCGTATAGGCCTCCAGCCGGCCGCCGCCCCAGATGGCGCACCAGACGAGGTCCTCGGCATCCGTCACCGCGCCGTCGAACCCGCCGGCGCCGGTGTGGACGCGCAGCACGGATGGGCTCTCCAGCGGCAGGCCGGTAGCTGGGTCGAGCCGCACCCGGTGAAGCCGGTTCGCCTTCGTATCGGCGAAGTAGCCGAGCGTGCCGTCCGGCGAGAAGCAGATGGCGTTTGGGATAGTGATGCCGGGGAAGAGAGGCGCCACCGCGCCGTCGCGATAGGCGTAGATCGTCCCGGCCTCCCGCTCGGCATGGCGGCCCATGGTGCTGATCCAGAAGGTGCCGCTCGGATGCACGCGCCCGTCATTCGAGCGGGTGGCCGGGTTGCCGGCCTCGATGTCCGCGACAGGCTCCAGCCGGCCGCCGGCGATGTCGCGCAGCACCAGCCCGTTCTCCGTCAGCAGCAGCTGGCGGCGGTCGTCGACCATGGCCAGCGCGCTCGCCATGAAGGGCAGCGAATGGACGGTGACGGCCCCCCCGGCGAGCCGGGCCTCGCAGAGCCGCTTTTCGAGGATGTCGAACCACCAGGCGGTGTCGCGCGCCGCATCGTAGCTCGGCCCCTCGCCGAGATGGCAGCGCTCCTCGCACAGTACCGCGACCGGCAGTGTCTCCAGCGTCGGCTCCGTGGTGGCAGGCGCCTGCGCGCTAGTGATTGTCACGCGGCACTCCCTTGGTCTGGGCGATGCGCTGGTAGCGCACCGCCGGTTCCAGCACCGCGCCGGTCTCGAGCTGCCCGACCAGGCCGCGCTGGATCTCCTGCCAGGGCGTCTGGTGGGCGGGATAGTGGTAGCCGCCCTGCGCAACGAGTTCCTGCCGGCGGCGTTCCAGCTCCTCTTCCGGCACCAGCATGTCGGCGCTGTTGCGCTTCAGGTCGATGCGCACCCGGTCGCCGGTGCGGAGCACCGCGAGGCCGCCGCCGGCCGCCGCCTCGGGAGAGGCGTTGAGGATGGAGGGGGAGCCGGAGGTGCCGGACTGGCGCCCGTCACCGATGCAGGGCAGCGAATGGATGCCCGCCTTGATGAGGTAGTCGGGCGCGCGCATGTTCACCACTTCCGCCGCGCCGGGATAGCCGACGGGACCGGCCCCGCGCATGAACAGGACCGTCATCTCGTCGACGGCCAGCGCGGGATCGTCGATGCGCGCGTGATAGTCCTCCGGCCCGTCGAACACGACGGCGCGCCCCTCGAACGCCTCCGGATCGTCGGGGTTGGACAGATAGCGCGCGCGGAACTCGGGCGAGATGACGCTCATCTTCATGATGGCGGAAGAGAAGAGATTGCCGCGCAGCACGCGGAAGCCCGCCTTCTCCTTCAGGGGCCGGTCATAGGGCCGGATGACGTCCTCGTCGGCGATGGCCGAATCGCGGCAGTTCTCGCCGATGCTGCGGCCATTGGCGGTGACGGCGTCCTCATGGACGAGGCCCTGCGCCATCAGCTGGTTCACCACGGCGGGGACGCCGCCGGCGCGGTAATAGTCCTCGCCGAGATAGGCTCCGGCCGGCTGGAGATTGACCAGCAGCGGCACGTCCTCGCCATGCGCCTGCCAGTCGTCGATCGAGAGCTCGACGCCGACATGGCGGGCGAGCGCGTTCAGGTGCACCGGCGCATTGGTCGAGCCGCCGATGGCGGAGCAGACCCGAATGGCGTTGAGGAAGGCCTCGCGGGTGAGGATGTCGGAAGGCTTCAGGTCTTCATGCACCATCTCGACGATGCGCAGGCCGGTGCGGTAGGCGGCCTCCTGCCGGTCGCGATAGGGCGCGGGGATGGCCGCCGCGCCGGGAAGCTGCATGCCCAGCGCCTCGGCGAGCGAGTTCATGGTCGTCGCCGTACCCATGGTGTTGCAGTAGCCGGTGGAGGGAGCGGAGGAGGCGACGAGCTTCACGAAGCCCTGGTAGTCGATCTCGCCGGTGGCGAGCAGCTCGCGCGCCTTCCACACGATGGTGCCCGAGCCGGTGCGCTCGCCCTTGTACCAGCCGTTCAGCATCGGCCCGACCGAGAGGGCGATGGCCGGGATGTTCACGGTGGCCGCCGCCATCAGGCAGGCGGGCGTGGTCTTGTCGCAACCGATGGTCAGCACCACCCCGTCGAGCGGATAGCCGTAGAGCACCTCGACGAGGCCGAGATAGGCGAGGTTGCGGTCGAGCCCGGCGGTGGGGCGCTTGCCGGTCTCCTGGATGGGATGGACCGGGAATTCGATGGCGATGCCGCCGGCCTCGCGTATGCCCTCGCGCACCCGCTTGGCGAGTTCGAGGTGGTGGCGATTGCAGGGCGAGAGGTCCGAGCCGGTCTGGGCGATGCCGATGATCGGCCGCCCGCTCTGCAACTCCTCCTGGCTGAGGCCGTAGTTCAGGTAGCGCTCCAGGTAGAGCGCTGTCATGTCGGCATTGGCCGGGTTGTCGAACCAGGCTCGGGAGCGGAGCGTGCGGTCGGTTTTCTGTGTTTTTCCGTGCATGGCGGCGCTCCTCATTCAGACGGTCGAAAATCGGTAGAGCGAGACGTGGCGGTAGGTCTCGCCGGGGTCGAGGCGGGCCGAGGGGAAGTTCGGCCGGTTCGGCGTGTCCGGCCACGCCTGCGGCTCGAGGCAGAAGGCGTCGGACTGGCGGTGCAGCCGGCGGAACTTCCCCTCCGTCGTGCCGTCGAGGAAATTGCCTGAGTAGAATTGCAGGCCCGGCTGGTCGGTCAGAAGTTCCAGGACGCGGCCGGACGCAGGATGCTCGACGCGGGCGGCGAGGCGCGGCTCGGCGGTCCGGCCGCCGGCGACGCAGAAATTGTGGTCGTAGCCACGCCCGAGCCGGAGTTGCTCGTGCGCTTCTCGTATCCGCCCGCCGATCAGCCGGGGGATGCGGAAATCGAAGGGCGTGCCGGCGACGGGTGTAGGGCCACCGACCGGGATCGCCGCGGCGTCGATCGGCAGATAGGCGTCGGCGTGGAGGGTCAGCTCGTGGCCGAGCACGTCGCCGCCGGCTTCGACGCCGGCGAGGTTGAAGAAGCCATGATGGGTGAGGTTGACGATGGTCGGCCGGCTGGTCGTCGCCTCGAAGGCGATGGAGAGTTCGCGGGGCCCGGTGAGCGCATAGGTGACGCGGACATCGAGTTCGCCCGGAAAACCCTGGTCGCCATCGGGACTGGTGAGGCCGAGCGTCACGGAGGGGACGGACCCGTCGGCCAGCGCCTCGACGCTCCAGAGCCGGCGGTCGAAGCCGTCCGGGCCGCCATGCAGCGCGTTGGCGCCGTTATTGGCGGGGACTTGGCAGGTGGTACCGTCGAGCGGGAAGCGGCCGCCGGCGATGCGATTGGCATAGCGCCCCACCGCGGCGCCGAAATAGCGCCGGTGCGCTTCATAGGGGGCGAGGTCGTCATGGCCGAGCACGATGTCGGCGAGGCGGCCGTCGCGGTCGGGTACATGCAAGGCCTGCACGGCCGCACCATGGGTGATGATCGCGACCTCGAAACCGCCCTCGCCGGCGAGGCGGATGCGCTCGACCGCCCGCCCGTCGGACAGGGTTCCGAAGGGTTCGCGGAGGAGGGGGGACGCATGGGCGGCAGCGTGCATGGTCAGTACTCGAACGGTTCGGCGATGGAGCGCCGGCCGAGCAGGAAGGCGTCGGCGACGAGGGCCAGCGGGGCGAGATCGACATCGGAGCGCCCGCCGCGGACCAACTCGACGAAACGGGCGTAGATGCCGCGATACTCGGCCTCCTTCTCGTCCACCAAGACGGCGCCGTCATGGACGAGCCGCGCGCCGCCGGAGGAGAGGACGATCTGGCCGGCCTCGGTCTCGATGCGGATGTCCCAGGTTTGCGGGCCGGTCTGCAGGAAGTCGAGCTCGGCCCGGATCGGGATGCCGGCGACGTCGGAAAGGCCGAGCTCGGCGGCGATGGGCGCGTCGCGATTGGTCGGGAAGGCGAGGTGGGCTTTGGTCACAAATACCGGGCGCGGCAGGATCTGCGTCAGGATCGACAGCGCGTTGATGGCGGGGTCGAACACGCCAAGCCCGCCCGGCTCCCAGATCCATTCCTGTCCCGGATGCCAGACGCGTACATCCTCCTTCCATTCGATGATCACGGAACGGATGGCGCGCTCCGCCAGAAAGGTCCGCGCGGGCTCCACGGCAGGTGCGAAACGCGAGTGCCAGGTGGCGAACAGCGTCCTGCCGGAAGCCTCGGCGGCGGCGACGAGGGGACCGAGCTCACTCACCGTGGCGCCCGGCGGCTTTTCCAGCAGCACATGCTTGCCCGCGGCCAGCGCGGCTTCGGCCTGCGCGCGGCGCACCTGCGGCGGCGTGCAGAGCGCCACCGCGTCGATGTCGGCACTATCCGCCAGCAGGTCGTCGAGCGTGGCGAAATGCGCCACGCCGTCCAGCGCGGCGTTGCGACTGGCGACAGCCGCGAGCTCGATACCCTCGGTCGCTGCAATGGCGGGGATGTGCTGATCGCGGGCGATCTTGCCGAGGCCGACGATGGCGAGGCGGATGGGAGCCATGGTCAGCGCCCCCAGCTCAGCACGAGCGGATCGAGCCGGCGCGCGATCTCGATCAGCCCGGCGCGGGTGGCCGGGTGCAGGGTCGGCAGCGGTGCGCGCAGCGTCTCATGGGCGATGACGCCGCCCTCCTGCATCAGCGCCTTGCAGGCGGCGAGGCCGCATTGCCGGTTCTCGTAATTGATCAGCGGCAGCCAGCGCATATAGGCGTCGACCGCCGCCTCGCGATCGCCGGCGACATAGGGGTCGATGATCTGGCGGATGCCGTCCGGATAGCCGCCCCCGGTCATGGCGCCGGTCGCGCCGGCGTCGAGGTCGGCCATCAACGTGATCGCCTCCTCGCCGTCCCACGGGCCGACGATCGCGTCGCCGCCGGCCTCGATCAGCGCGCGCAGTTTCGCGGCGGCCTGCGGCACCTCGATCTTGAAATAGGCGAGGTGCTCGATCTCCTTCGCCATCCTCGCGAGGAACGGCACGGAGAGCGGCGTGCCGGCGATGGGGGCGTCCTGTACCATGATCGGGATGTCGATGGCGTCGCAGACGGCACGGTAGAAATCGTAGATCGCTCCTTCCGGCACGCGGAAGGTGGCGCCGTGATAGGGCGGCATGATCATTACCATCGCCGCGCCCATCTCCTGCGCGCGTCGCGAGCGCTCGGCGCAGACATGGGTGGCGAAATGGGTGGTGGTGACGATGACCGGCACCCGCCCACCGACATGCTCCAGCACCGTCTCCATCACCAGGTCGCGCTCCTCGTCGGTCAACACGAACTGCTCGGAGAAATTGGCGAGGATGCACAGGCCGTGCGAGCCGGCGTCGATCATGAAGTCGATGGCGCGCTTCTGGCCGTCGAGGTCGAGCCGGCCGTCGGCGTCGAACACCGTCGGTGCGACGGGGAAGACGCCCTTATAGGGACCGGCGGCGGAACTGGTCGTCATCGGGAACTCTCAGTGATTGTCGCGGGCGACCGGCGAACCGGAACGTCCGACCAGGAAATCGAAATCGGCGCCGCGGTCGGCCTGCAGCACATGGTTGACATAGAGGCGCTGATAACCACGCGCGGCGTGGGGCTCCGGCGCCACCCAGGCGGCGCGGCGCGCGGCGAGTTCGGCCTCGTCGACATGCAGATGCAGCGAGCGGGCGGGGACGTCGAGGGTGATCAGGTCGCCATTTTGCACCAGAGCGAGCGGCCCGCCGGCAGTCGCCTCCGGCGCGACGTGCAGAACCACGGTGCCATAGGCGGTGCCGGACATGCGCGCGTCGGAGATGCGGATCATGTCGCGCACGCCGGCGCGAAGGAGCTTGGCCGGCAGCGGCATGTTGCCGACCTCGGCCATGCCCGGATAGCCCTTCGGCCCGCAGTTCTTCAGCACCATGATGCAGTCGGCGTCGATGTCGAGCGCCTCGTCGTTCACCGCGTGGTGCATCTCCTCGACGCTCTCGAAGACCACAGCGCGGCCGGTGTGTTGCATCAGTTCCGGCGATGCGGCGGAGGGCTTTATGACGGCCCCGTTCGGGGCGAGATTGCCGGTGAGGATGGCGATTCCGGCCTCGGCCTTGAACGGCGCATCGAAGGGCGTGATGACCTCCGCGTTCCAGCATTGGGCGGCTGCCACGTTCTCCCAGATGCTGCTGCCATTCACCGTGAGTGCGTCCTTGTGGAGCAGGCCGCGCTCGCCGAGCGCGCGCAGCACGGCGGGTAGGCCGCCGGCATAATAGAAGTCCTCCATCAGGAAGCGCCCGGACGGCATGAGGTCGACGAGGCAGTGAATGTTCCGGCCGAGCCGGTCGAAATCGGCCAGCGTCAGCTCGACGCCGACGCGCCCGGCGATGGCGAGCAGATGCACCACCGCATTGGTCGAGCCGCCAATGGCCGCGAGCGTGCGGATGGCGTTCTCGAAAGCCTCGCGGGTGAGGATGTCGGAGGGCTTCAGGTCCTCCTTGACCATCTCGACGATGCGCCGGCCGGCCATACGCGCGAGCAGGTTGCGCCTTGCGTCGGCGGCGGGGATGGCGGCGTTCTCCGGCAGGCCGATGCCGAGCGCTTCCACCATCGAGGCCATGGTCGAGGCGGTGCCCATGGTCATGCAAGACCCGGCCGAGCGGTTCATCGCCGCCTCGGCCTCGTGGAACTCGGCAAGCGTGATCTCGCCGGCGCGCAGTTGCTCGCTCATCGAGATGATGTTGGTGCCCGAGCCGATGATCTGGCCGCGATAGACGCCGCGCAATTGCGGCCCGCCAGAGACGCCGATGGCCGGTAGGTCGGCGGAAGCCGCGCCCATGAGCAGGGCCGGGGTGGTCTTGTCGCAGCCCATCAGCAGCACCACGCCGTCGAGCGGATGGGCGCGGATGGCCTCCTCCACATCCATCGAGGCGAGGTTGCGGAACAGCATGGCGGTCGGGCGCATCGTCACCTCGCCGAGCGAGGAGACGGGGAATTCCAGCGGATAGCCGCCGGCATCCAGCACGCCGTAGCGCACATGCTCGGCGAGATCGCGGAAATGGCCGTTGCAGGGGGTGAGCTCGGACCATGTGTTGCAGATGCCGATTACCGGCCGACCATCGAAGCGGTCCTGCGGCTGGCCGGAATTCTTCAGGAAGGAGCGGTAGTAGAAGCCCATCTTGTCCTGCCGGCCGAACCAGGCCTGACTGCGCAAGGGCCTACCGCTGCCGGGCTTCTTCGATCCGTGGTCGCTATCGTCGCTCATCGAGGCACCCGTCAGCCCGTCGCGCCCTGGCGGCGCAGGCCGTTGAAGATCACGTTCGTCATCGCCGCGGCGGCTGCCTCGGCGTCCTTGTCGGCGATGGTCTCGACGATGCGTTCATGCGCGGCGACGGCGATGCCGTGCTCGCGCGCATCGACCGGGGCGGAGAGCACGAAGGAGGCGCGCAGCGCCGCCTCGATCACCGCGCCGATCGAGCGCATGAACGGATTGCCGGAGGCGGCGGCAACGGCGACATGGAGGGCGAGGTCGGCCTCGGCGAAGCCGCTCGAGGCGCCGGGCTCGTCGGCCATCCGGGCGACCGCCCGGCGCATCACTTCGAGGTCGTTCTCCGTGCGCCGCTCGGCGGCGAGCGCCGCGGCGCGCGGCTCGACGGCGAGGCGGATCTCGGCGAGGTCGCGCAGGAACTGCTTGTTGATGCCGGCGTCGAGGTGCCAGGCGAGCACGTCGGGGTCGAACATGTTCCAGGCCGCGCGCTCGCGCACCACCGTGCCCACCCGCGCCTTGGTGGAGAGCAGGCCCTTGGCCACCAGCGTCTTCACGCTCTCGCGCAGCACCGGCCGCGACACGCCGAAGATCAGGGTCAGCTCGGCATCGCCGGGAAGCTTCGCGCCCTCGCCATAGCGGCCGGCGATGATGTCGATGCCGATGGTGCGCGCGACCTCGGCATGGTTGGAATGGGCGCGGCGGGCGGGGATGACGATGATCTGCGACGTCACGGTTTGGCAACTCCGGCTGGCCGCAGGCGCGAGCGGCGCGCCATGTGGAGCGTGATCTGCTGGAAGGCGATGAAGGCGAAGAGCAGCAGCCCGGTGGCGATCTTCGCCCACCAGCTCGACAGCGAGCCGTCGAAGCTGATGTAGGTCTGGATCAGCCCCTGGATCAGCACGCCGAGGAAGGAGCCGAAGACGAAGCCGTAGCCGCCCGACAGCAGCGTGCCGCCGATCACCACCGCCGCGATGGCATCGAGCTCGACGCCGACCGCCGAGAGAGAATAGCCGCTCGACGTGTAGAGCGAGAAGACGATGCCGGACAGCCCGGCGAGCACGCTGGAGAGCGTATAGATGAGCACGGTGGTGCGCGCGACGTTGATGCCCATCAGCCCGGTGGCGGCGCGCGAGCCGCCGAGCGCATAGACGTTGGCGCCGAAGCGGGTGAGGTGCAGCAGCGCCATGCCGGCGGCGACGATGGCGAGCATGATCATCGCCGGCACGGTGAGACGCGCCCCGCCGGCAAGCCGGATCGCGTGGTCGGAGAGGTTCGCATAGAGGTCGGCGGTGATCGGGATCGAGTCCGTCGACATCAGGAAGCTCAGCCCCCGCGCCAGGAACATGCCGGCCAGCGTGACGATGAAGGGCGGCAGCTCGAAATACTGGATGGTCGCCCCCATCGCTGCGCCGAAGGCGGCGCAGAGCAGAAGGATGACGACGAAGGCGGCAAACGGCGGCACGCCCCAGCGCTCGATGGCGAGCGCCAGGAAGACGGTGGTGAAGCCGATCACCGAGCCGACCGACAGATCGATGCCGCCGGAGATGATGACGAAGGTCATCCCCACCGCGACGATGCCGAGGAAGGCGTTGTCGGTGAGCAGGTTCATCACCACCCGCAGCGAGGCGAAATTCGGATAGGCGAGCGAGCAGATCAGGAAGCCGGCGAGGAACACCGCGGTGGTGGCAAAGACCGGCATGAGGCGATTGAGCGAACGGGTCACTTGCGCCTCCTCACGAACGGCTTCGGTTGAGGAGCACGCCGAGGCCGGCGAAATGGCCGGCGACGCGCGGCGACTGGGCGAGCAGCACGGCGAGCACCACCACCGCCTTGACGACGAGGTTGGTCTCGGGCGGGAAGCCGGAGAGCAGGATGCCGGTGTTCATCGCCTGGATGATCAGCGCGCCCACCACCGCCAGCACCACGCTGAAGCGCCCGCCGAACAGCGAGGTGCCGCCGATGACGACGGCGAGGATGGCGTCGAGCTCCAGCCACAGCCCGGCATTGTTAGCGTCGGCGCCGAGGATGTCGGCGGCGGCGACGATGCCGGCGAGCGCCGCGCACAGCCCGCTCCACATGTAGACGGCGACGGTGATAAGCTTCGTGCCGATGCCGGCCAGCGCGCTGGCGCGCGGATTGCCGCCGGTCGCCTCGATCATCAGGCCGAGCGCGGTGCCGCGCACGATGAGCAGCGTCAGCGCCAGCATGCCGAAGGTCAGCACCACTGGCGTCGGCAGGCCGAGCACCGAGCCGCCCCCGCCAAGTAAGGCGAGGTCGGGCGAGGAAAAGGTGACGATGCGGCCTTCGGTGATGAGCTGGGCGATGCCGCGCCCCGCCACCATCAGGATCAGCGTCGCCACGATGGGCTGGATACCGAGCATGGCGACCAGCAGCCCGTTCCACAGGCCGCACAGCAGGCCGGCACCGAGCGCGGCGGCGAGCACGACGGGCAGCGCATGGCTGTCGGCGAGGCTGGCGGCGATGGCGCCGCAGATCGCCATCACCGCGCCGACCGACAGGTCGATCCCGCGCATGGCGATGACCAGCACCATGCCGATGGAGAGCAGCGCCACCGGCGCGCCCCGGTTCAGCACGTCGATGACGCTGCCGAAGACGCGCCCGTCGCGTATGTGGAAGTCGAAGAATTGCGGCGAGACCATCCAGTTCGCCAGCAGGATGAGGATGAGCGCGGCGACCTGCGAGGTGCCGATGCGCGGCAGGCGAATGGCCATTCCCGCCTCCCTCACATCGGCGCCGCGACCGATGCGGGCGCATCGGCGGCGATGGCGGCGAGTATGGCGGGCACGTCGACCTCGTCCCCGGTGAGACGGGCGACATGGGCGCGGTCGCGCAACACCACGACCTCGTCGGCATAGGTGACGATCTCCTCAAGCTCGGAGGAGACGACGAGCAGGGCCATGCCCTCGGCGCAGAGGTCGCGGATCAGGCCGATGATCTCGGCAT contains:
- a CDS encoding SMP-30/gluconolactonase/LRE family protein, with protein sequence MTITSAQAPATTEPTLETLPVAVLCEERCHLGEGPSYDAARDTAWWFDILEKRLCEARLAGGAVTVHSLPFMASALAMVDDRRQLLLTENGLVLRDIAGGRLEPVADIEAGNPATRSNDGRVHPSGTFWISTMGRHAEREAGTIYAYRDGAVAPLFPGITIPNAICFSPDGTLGYFADTKANRLHRVRLDPATGLPLESPSVLRVHTGAGGFDGAVTDAEDLVWCAIWGGGRLEAYTPAGDLVRSVAVPARQTSCPVFVGPAFDRVLVTSAFENMDEAARAADPHHGKTFLLDIGVRGHAEPRVRLGGA
- a CDS encoding IlvD/Edd family dehydratase; the protein is MHGKTQKTDRTLRSRAWFDNPANADMTALYLERYLNYGLSQEELQSGRPIIGIAQTGSDLSPCNRHHLELAKRVREGIREAGGIAIEFPVHPIQETGKRPTAGLDRNLAYLGLVEVLYGYPLDGVVLTIGCDKTTPACLMAAATVNIPAIALSVGPMLNGWYKGERTGSGTIVWKARELLATGEIDYQGFVKLVASSAPSTGYCNTMGTATTMNSLAEALGMQLPGAAAIPAPYRDRQEAAYRTGLRIVEMVHEDLKPSDILTREAFLNAIRVCSAIGGSTNAPVHLNALARHVGVELSIDDWQAHGEDVPLLVNLQPAGAYLGEDYYRAGGVPAVVNQLMAQGLVHEDAVTANGRSIGENCRDSAIADEDVIRPYDRPLKEKAGFRVLRGNLFSSAIMKMSVISPEFRARYLSNPDDPEAFEGRAVVFDGPEDYHARIDDPALAVDEMTVLFMRGAGPVGYPGAAEVVNMRAPDYLIKAGIHSLPCIGDGRQSGTSGSPSILNASPEAAAGGGLAVLRTGDRVRIDLKRNSADMLVPEEELERRRQELVAQGGYHYPAHQTPWQEIQRGLVGQLETGAVLEPAVRYQRIAQTKGVPRDNH
- a CDS encoding aldose epimerase family protein, with product MHAAAHASPLLREPFGTLSDGRAVERIRLAGEGGFEVAIITHGAAVQALHVPDRDGRLADIVLGHDDLAPYEAHRRYFGAAVGRYANRIAGGRFPLDGTTCQVPANNGANALHGGPDGFDRRLWSVEALADGSVPSVTLGLTSPDGDQGFPGELDVRVTYALTGPRELSIAFEATTSRPTIVNLTHHGFFNLAGVEAGGDVLGHELTLHADAYLPIDAAAIPVGGPTPVAGTPFDFRIPRLIGGRIREAHEQLRLGRGYDHNFCVAGGRTAEPRLAARVEHPASGRVLELLTDQPGLQFYSGNFLDGTTEGKFRRLHRQSDAFCLEPQAWPDTPNRPNFPSARLDPGETYRHVSLYRFSTV
- a CDS encoding Gfo/Idh/MocA family protein gives rise to the protein MAPIRLAIVGLGKIARDQHIPAIAATEGIELAAVASRNAALDGVAHFATLDDLLADSADIDAVALCTPPQVRRAQAEAALAAGKHVLLEKPPGATVSELGPLVAAAEASGRTLFATWHSRFAPAVEPARTFLAERAIRSVIIEWKEDVRVWHPGQEWIWEPGGLGVFDPAINALSILTQILPRPVFVTKAHLAFPTNRDAPIAAELGLSDVAGIPIRAELDFLQTGPQTWDIRIETEAGQIVLSSGGARLVHDGAVLVDEKEAEYRGIYARFVELVRGGRSDVDLAPLALVADAFLLGRRSIAEPFEY
- a CDS encoding dihydrodipicolinate synthase family protein, with product MTTSSAAGPYKGVFPVAPTVFDADGRLDLDGQKRAIDFMIDAGSHGLCILANFSEQFVLTDEERDLVMETVLEHVGGRVPVIVTTTHFATHVCAERSRRAQEMGAAMVMIMPPYHGATFRVPEGAIYDFYRAVCDAIDIPIMVQDAPIAGTPLSVPFLARMAKEIEHLAYFKIEVPQAAAKLRALIEAGGDAIVGPWDGEEAITLMADLDAGATGAMTGGGYPDGIRQIIDPYVAGDREAAVDAYMRWLPLINYENRQCGLAACKALMQEGGVIAHETLRAPLPTLHPATRAGLIEIARRLDPLVLSWGR
- a CDS encoding IlvD/Edd family dehydratase — its product is MSDDSDHGSKKPGSGRPLRSQAWFGRQDKMGFYYRSFLKNSGQPQDRFDGRPVIGICNTWSELTPCNGHFRDLAEHVRYGVLDAGGYPLEFPVSSLGEVTMRPTAMLFRNLASMDVEEAIRAHPLDGVVLLMGCDKTTPALLMGAASADLPAIGVSGGPQLRGVYRGQIIGSGTNIISMSEQLRAGEITLAEFHEAEAAMNRSAGSCMTMGTASTMASMVEALGIGLPENAAIPAADARRNLLARMAGRRIVEMVKEDLKPSDILTREAFENAIRTLAAIGGSTNAVVHLLAIAGRVGVELTLADFDRLGRNIHCLVDLMPSGRFLMEDFYYAGGLPAVLRALGERGLLHKDALTVNGSSIWENVAAAQCWNAEVITPFDAPFKAEAGIAILTGNLAPNGAVIKPSAASPELMQHTGRAVVFESVEEMHHAVNDEALDIDADCIMVLKNCGPKGYPGMAEVGNMPLPAKLLRAGVRDMIRISDARMSGTAYGTVVLHVAPEATAGGPLALVQNGDLITLDVPARSLHLHVDEAELAARRAAWVAPEPHAARGYQRLYVNHVLQADRGADFDFLVGRSGSPVARDNH
- a CDS encoding FadR/GntR family transcriptional regulator; this encodes MTSQIIVIPARRAHSNHAEVARTIGIDIIAGRYGEGAKLPGDAELTLIFGVSRPVLRESVKTLVAKGLLSTKARVGTVVRERAAWNMFDPDVLAWHLDAGINKQFLRDLAEIRLAVEPRAAALAAERRTENDLEVMRRAVARMADEPGASSGFAEADLALHVAVAAASGNPFMRSIGAVIEAALRASFVLSAPVDAREHGIAVAAHERIVETIADKDAEAAAAAMTNVIFNGLRRQGATG
- the yjfF gene encoding galactofuranose ABC transporter, permease protein YjfF — encoded protein: MPVFATTAVFLAGFLICSLAYPNFASLRVVMNLLTDNAFLGIVAVGMTFVIISGGIDLSVGSVIGFTTVFLALAIERWGVPPFAAFVVILLLCAAFGAAMGATIQYFELPPFIVTLAGMFLARGLSFLMSTDSIPITADLYANLSDHAIRLAGGARLTVPAMIMLAIVAAGMALLHLTRFGANVYALGGSRAATGLMGINVARTTVLIYTLSSVLAGLSGIVFSLYTSSGYSLSAVGVELDAIAAVVIGGTLLSGGYGFVFGSFLGVLIQGLIQTYISFDGSLSSWWAKIATGLLLFAFIAFQQITLHMARRSRLRPAGVAKP
- a CDS encoding ABC transporter permease gives rise to the protein MAIRLPRIGTSQVAALILILLANWMVSPQFFDFHIRDGRVFGSVIDVLNRGAPVALLSIGMVLVIAMRGIDLSVGAVMAICGAIAASLADSHALPVVLAAALGAGLLCGLWNGLLVAMLGIQPIVATLILMVAGRGIAQLITEGRIVTFSSPDLALLGGGGSVLGLPTPVVLTFGMLALTLLIVRGTALGLMIEATGGNPRASALAGIGTKLITVAVYMWSGLCAALAGIVAAADILGADANNAGLWLELDAILAVVIGGTSLFGGRFSVVLAVVGALIIQAMNTGILLSGFPPETNLVVKAVVVLAVLLAQSPRVAGHFAGLGVLLNRSRS